From the genome of Sphingobacterium sp. UGAL515B_05:
TTCAGAAGCTTTACAATTGGATGGGGGACAGGTGCGTACTTTATTTATTAATGCACATGCAAAAATTAAATCTGCTAAGAAAACAGCATAAAAAACATAAAAAGATATGGCAGCTGATACAATGGTATTGACCCGCAAAATACAGGTTTTTGTGGATTGTGACGATAAAGAAAAACGATCGGAATATTTTAAACAACTCTTTGAATGGCAGGATCTTGTTTTCCGCGGGGCCAATATGGTCATCACCCATCAATATGTACAGGAAAATCTGAAAGATCTGATTTATCTGCAAGAAGATGTGAAAATCAAACTGGCCGATCAGGCAAAAGACCCGGAAGGTGTATTGAATACTTCACGGATGAATACAACTTATCGCCTACTGTCCAGTTATTTTAAGGGACGAATTCCCACAGATATTCTATCCCAGATAAACACGGCTTTAATCAAATATTTTCAGGCAGATCGTCTCTCATACTGGAAGGGTGAAAAATCACTTCGCAATTACAAAAAGGATATGCCCATTCCCTTTCCTGGTAGACGAATTAACTTGAGTAAAGATGAGAATAATAGAGATTTTAAATTCACACTATTCAAAATACCTTTTCGGACCTACCTCGGTAAAGACCGATCGGATAAAAGGGTATTGCTCCAACGTGCATTGGTCGGACAAATCAAAGTCTGCAGCAGCGCAATCAAAATTGTTAAAGGCAAGATCTTTCTTCTGCTGGCCCTGGAACTTCCCAAAAAGATCCAAGAATTGAAAGATAACATTATCGCCGAAGCGTCGCTTTCTATCGAACATCCTATAGCAGTAACCATCGGTAAGGAGTCCTTTCAGATCGGCAACAAGGAAGAGTTTACTTACCGCCGTATGGCCATTCAAGCAGCACGACATCGTTTACAAAAAGCCGCCGCATTTGATAAAGGTGGACGTGGACGTAAACGGAAAATGAAAAGCTTGGAACACTACAACGAAAAGGAGAAAAATTACGTAGACACCAAACTCCACCTCTATAGCCGCCGGTTAATTGAACTTTGTGTGAAAGCACAAGCCGGTACACTCTTATTGGTTAACCAATCCAATAAGGAAGAAATTGCAAAAGGGGATGAATTCCTGTTGCGAAACTGGAGCTACTATGGACTTATCGAAAAAATTAAATACAAGGCCAAAATGGTCGGTATTAACATTATTATAGAATAAAATTAATCCAATTTTTCGCCCCGATAAAATTTCGTATACGCATCCCGTGCATAGCCGTTGTCTAAGTACTCAAACGTGCTAGCACCGGCTCCCTTTAACTCCTGGCCGCGATAGAAAACTGCCCAGGAGTCTTTTGCATAACCTCCTCCAAGCGCTTTAAATGTAGATGGCGAGGCACCCTTAACCTTTACCCCCTGATAATAAACTGTCCAGGGATCTGCCGCATAGCCGTTTCCGATTAATTTGAACGAGTTGGGGCTGCCGCCCTCGACTTTGACTCCGCGGTAAAAAAGATTCCAGGCGTCTTTGGCATAGCCATCATCAAGGTATGCAAAGGTTGAAGCAGAAGCCTCTTCCACTTTCTGATTTTTAAAAAAAACAGACCAATTGTCCTTGGTGTATTGACCGCCAAGGGGCTGTGTGTTAGGACCAGCAAATTTATCATTCTTTTCACCCCTATAATAGCTCGACCAATTATCTTTTGCATAACCCCGCCCGAGATTTTCAAAGCTTGAAGCATTGGCTCCATTAATTTCCTTGCCTAAATAGTAAGCTTTCCAGGGGTCTTTGCTGTAACCATTTCCCAATACCTTGAAGGAAGACGCTGTTGCGTTTGACAATGGCTTGCCATAAAAATAAACCCTCCAGGCATCGCTGGCATAACCGTCTCCCAGGAATTGGAAAGTGGATGGACTTGCATCAACTATTATTGCTCCTCGAAAATAAACCTTCCAAATGTCCTTTGCATAACCCGAACCTAAAAATTGAAATGAACCGGCATTGGCGTTCGGAATTTCTTTACCGCGATAATAAACACGTGACCCGATTTTACTGTAACCATCGCCCAGATGATCCTGAAGCAAAAGGGCAGTACGGTTATATTGAGCAATATTTGCACAAATAGCCTGTGTGGCAGTAGTCAACAAAAGAAGAAGGAGCATGGTTTTAAATGGGACTTTTGTCATCATATAGGGCATCGGGTTAAATTTGAAAGCAAATGATCATGGTGTACTCTTGTTAATGAGACCCGGTAATACTCGTAAAGTTTAGTCATTAATTAAATTTTTTTGTGCGCTATCTTGCCCTTGTTCCAAGATCGGTCTGCTGTTTGTTTGCTGATTCTTTGCTGTTCCTCTGCTGATTGATTGGTGGTTGTTTGCCGTTTCTTTGCTTATTCTTCGGGGCTTCTTCGTATCTGCTTCGAGAATGGTTTGCTATTCGTTTGCCGTTTCTTTGGTGTTTCTTTGGTGTTTTTTTGCTGTTTCTCTGCTAAAATGGTAAATAAATAGCAACCAATCGGCAAAGAATAGGCAAAGAATAAGCAAGCAAGGTGGCTCTTAAGCCCCTAGAATACCTTAAGCGAATACGAGCAATCCTGCTAGAGAAGGCTAATGCGATCGCAAAAACAGGGTCTATGGGTAAGCTAACTTGCCTAACAGCGAAAGGCTGGACGCAAGGTTGCATAGATGGCATTTATTTGGTCGGCTGTAAGTGTATTTCGGGAAAGGAGTAGCTGGAATCCTGGATGGTGGTAAACAGGGAATAATCGGTGTAATCCGGAACGGATATCCGCAGGAGATAGCTGCCCTTTTTTATCACCTGTATTTTAAATTCGCCATTGCTGTTTCTAACGGTATCCCGACCTAATAAAGCCAGGGGTTCCCTTTCCTTATTGGACGCATAGGTTTCAATAATAAAATACCCAACGGGGTTATACTGATGGTCAACCAGCCGACCGGTAATACGGTAAGGTGGAGTAGTAAACAGCCCATACAGTGAACAAGAGAGTAGCAGTAGTTTTAGCATATTTTTCCAAGGATGTAGCTCGATAACATACAGGTATCCAGCTGATGAATCTTAAAACAGCGATCGTCGCCTCACGATTGGAATGACAATCTATGCAAAGGTAGCCTGCTGCGTCATTGAATACATATCACAAGCTTATGAAAAACTATCATTTTGCATTTTCTGCTTGTAGGCGGAAGGAGATAAACCCGTCAGTTTTTTGAAAAATCTGGAAAGATTATTAGGATCGCTGAAATGAAGTTCAAAGGCAATTTGGGCGATAGACTGTTCGTCCAATACAAGCCGCTGTTTGATTTCTTGTATTTTTCGATGTTGGAGGAGGGTAATTGGACTATGTCCGGTGTAGGCTTTGATTTTGCGATTCAGCTCATTGCGGTGTATTTTTAGTAAACTAGCATATTGGTTGCAGTTCAGGTTGGAATTGACATGCTCTTCCAGGAGCATTTTAAATCGAGTGAGCAAATTGTTGTTCGCGCTTTCGCTGGCTATATGATGAAATGCACGAAATAGCCGGTCCAGTCGAAGTAAAATACTGGCAAGTAATGCGCGAATCATATTGGGGCTGTCGGATCGGAACGCTCCGATTTCAAAAACAATTTCGGAGAGCATGGATTTGAATAACCCAAAATCGCCACCCATCGCGACAATATAAGGTGCAAATGAATAATTGTAAAAATAGGGAAGTTTGTATACCAGTGTTTTATCCTGAAAGAAAGATTCCAAAAACTCGGGCTTAAAGATTAAATGAAATCCTTTGACACCGTTTTTATCAAAGTCACATTGCTTAATCTGATTGGGCGAAGCGAATAAGATCGTACCTGGGCATAATTCGATGCGTTTTTCATTGGTATAGGCCACACCGCTTCCCTGTTCAAAAAACATGATCTCAAAAAAGTTGATGGTGTGCGGACCGGCCTCAAAAATCAGATCGGTATTATCCTCGAACCGATGGGCATCCATCGCTAAGGGAAAGCCGTATTTGCTGTCGTCAAAATCAAAATACCGCATAGTAATGTCTTTAACCCTGTAGGAAACGCATAGGTGCTAAACCCTCGCTCAGTAAATATAATATTTTTTCTGATTATCGCTTGAGAGGGAACTGAGGCCCGATCCCTGTAATGCAAATGCTGCCAGTCAAAAAACAGAGGCCATGTCATATTCAGGTCAATGAAAGGCTATATATGCTCCTTAATTTGAAAAAGTAATATATTTTTTGTATATTGCTGGTTATGAGTTTTAAAGAAAAATTAGAGAACTGGCGCACGTCAATCAATCGCGCCGGTAGTGGTGAGGAATTGTATATTTTGCTTTTGAACTACAAAAGGTTTATCAATAAAAATTGGATGGACGATTTTGGCGATCCGGGCA
Proteins encoded in this window:
- a CDS encoding AraC family transcriptional regulator gives rise to the protein MRYFDFDDSKYGFPLAMDAHRFEDNTDLIFEAGPHTINFFEIMFFEQGSGVAYTNEKRIELCPGTILFASPNQIKQCDFDKNGVKGFHLIFKPEFLESFFQDKTLVYKLPYFYNYSFAPYIVAMGGDFGLFKSMLSEIVFEIGAFRSDSPNMIRALLASILLRLDRLFRAFHHIASESANNNLLTRFKMLLEEHVNSNLNCNQYASLLKIHRNELNRKIKAYTGHSPITLLQHRKIQEIKQRLVLDEQSIAQIAFELHFSDPNNLSRFFKKLTGLSPSAYKQKMQNDSFS
- a CDS encoding DKNYY domain-containing protein, translated to MMTKVPFKTMLLLLLLTTATQAICANIAQYNRTALLLQDHLGDGYSKIGSRVYYRGKEIPNANAGSFQFLGSGYAKDIWKVYFRGAIIVDASPSTFQFLGDGYASDAWRVYFYGKPLSNATASSFKVLGNGYSKDPWKAYYLGKEINGANASSFENLGRGYAKDNWSSYYRGEKNDKFAGPNTQPLGGQYTKDNWSVFFKNQKVEEASASTFAYLDDGYAKDAWNLFYRGVKVEGGSPNSFKLIGNGYAADPWTVYYQGVKVKGASPSTFKALGGGYAKDSWAVFYRGQELKGAGASTFEYLDNGYARDAYTKFYRGEKLD